The window CTTTTTGATTATGCTGACACCCACTGCTTGTATCTGGAGTTTTTAACTTCATCAACACAAGCTCATATAACCATTTATTGCTTTTTTAAAGGTAGAGGTTGGTCAAATAAATCCGCCAACCCCTGTGATCCACTTTGCAGAAGCTTACGAAACCGTCAAAAATCGACATTAAATGTTTCATCTGCAAGTGATGACAAGAAGTGGTGCAGCAGATTAACGCGTTGTTCAGCCAGTAGTTGTGCCGCAGGTAATAGCAAGAAAGCGGGCAGTTCCAGCGCCCTTTCCAGCACTTTTATGGCAGTGCCGTGTGTTGCATAGCGAGTATCACGCCCGACTTTACACAGTGTGCGCATGATGCCGACCGCACCTAATTGCTCCAGCAGATCAGCGTCATGTAACAGCATGGCTTCTGGTGTAGTCGGTTGGCAATGAGCCGCATGCTGCTCAATGGCATCAATTACCGCCGGAATTTTTTCAGCAGGGAAGTTCCACTGCTGCAATAACTCTGGAATCACTCGACAGGCATACGCCACATTATCCCAGCTTGCCAATAAAGCAGGGTTAACCGGGCGGTGGCCTTCAAATACGCCTAAATCATGCAACCAGACAGCGGCATGTAAAATATCATCATCAAACGAAAGATGAACAGCTTGTGCCAGAGTTAACGTTAATGCATAAAGACGAGGCTGATGACTGTATTTATCGATGGGAAGAGCATGTTGAGATATGTAGGCTTCAATAGCAGAACGAAAAGCAGAATGTGCTGTGGAGGTCATAAAAAATGCCGAGGAAAGAATGACTTCCCTCAGCATAACACTAATTAATGTGCGGCAATAAACGCCTGAATAGCATTAGTGGCATCAGCCAGACCACGTTCCTGAGCTTCAGGCCCCATCGCCAATGCTTCTGCATAAGCAACAGTAATGTCTTTCAGACCTACGAAACTCAATACGGTTTGTGCATGAGCCAGCGCCAGATCAGTTGCGGTATTACGATGCGCACCACCCGTGGTGGTTACGATCAGCACTTTCTTGCCAGTCAACAAACCTTGCGGGCCGGTTTCAGTGTAAGAGAAAGTGATGCCAGCACGACAAATCAGGTCGATCCAAGTTTTCAGTTGAACTGGAATACCAAAGTTATACATTGGCACTGCAATCGCAACGTAATCGGCTGTTTTTACTTCTTCAATCAGTGCTAAAGAAAGTTCTGCCGCCGCCTTTTGACGTTCATTCAGTTCGCCATTACCACCCAGTGCTGCAATGATTTCGCCATCCAGCACTGGCAATGGTTCACCAGCTAAATCGCGAACAACGATGTTGTCAGCAGGGTGTTTTTGTTTCCATTCAACAGCAAAATTATCCAGCAATTTGGTTGATTGAGAGTAAGGGCCAAGAATACTTGATTGAATTACTAAAACATTGCTCATTATTTATACCTCGGTGTGGGCATTATGTGTTGGTAGTCACTATATATTCTATTTAAAAGAAATAAATGGCATAAAATAGGCGCTATCTTTCTATTTTATAGAAAGGTTTTCCGAGGGATGGTTTATCGATGATGTGTTTAGTCAGTGCCGAAGGGTAGGTTATCCACAATTTCTGGGGATAAAAGTGGAATAAGATTGTGACAACTTATCGAAGAGACAGATTTGATTCACCGGGACACCGTGTAAAGACGGACATCCCGGCAGTATATTACATACTAATCTTGCAGCACGGCGGCCATTGAATTGGCAACATACTCAACATTGCTGGAATTCAGGCCCGCAACACACATACGACCCGTTCTTACCAGATAAACAGCAAATTCTTCGCGTAGACGATCAACTTGCTCTGGTGTCAAACCGGTGTAGCTGAACATACCACGTTGCGTGATCATGTAACTAAAATCTTTACCGGGAACTTTTGCGGTTAAGGTTTCATACAATTTCTGGCGCATTGCTTTAATACGATCCCGCATTTCAGCGACTTCCTGTTCCCATGCTGCTCGTAACTCAGATTGCGTCAGTACAGAAGAAACGACTTGTGCGCCATGGCTTGGTGGGCTGGAGTAGATTTTACGTACCGTCAGTTTTAATTGACCTAATACGCGATCGGCTTCTTCCGCTGTTGGACAAACTACGGATAAACCACCACAGCGTTCGCTATACAGTGACAGGTTTTTAGAGAAAGAGTTGCTGACGAAGAAACTGATATTTGCCTCGGTTAACATGCGCACGGCAAACGTATCTTCAATAATGCTGTCGCCAAAGCCCTGATAAGCGATGTCCAGGAATGGGATCAGCTCACGTTCTTTAATGACTGGCAGCAATGCTTCCCATTGTTGTGGCGAAAGATCGACACCGGTCGGGTTATGACAGCATGGGTGCAGTAACACGATGCTTTTCAGTGGCAGCGTGCGGAACATTTCCAGCATGTCGTTAAAACGAACACCACCGGTTGTTTCATCATAGTAAGGGTAGGTGTGTGTATTGATACCAGCACCTTGGAAAATAGCGTGGTGATTATCCCATGTCGGGTCGCTCACCCATACTTCACTTTGCGGGAAGTAACGGTGCAGGAAATCAGCACCTACTTTTAACGCACCTGAACCACCCAGCGTTTGAATAGTAACGATGCGGCCGGCTTTCAGTGCTGCATGATCGGCACCCCAAAGTAATTCCTGCACCGCTTTGCGATAAACAGGTGCACCTTCCATCGGTAAATAGGGGCGAGGGGTGACAGTTTGCGCTATTTCTGATTCAGCTTTTTGTACAGAACCTAAAACAGGGATCAGGCCCGCTTCATCGTAATAGATACCAATGCCGAGATTAACTTTGTGAGAGCGGGGGTCTTTTTTGAATGTGTCTACCAGCGAAAGAATAGGGTCGCCTGGGTAGATGTCTACGTGTTGAAACATGCTGGGGAAACTCCGGCCGAATGATTTATGGAAATTATCGTAGTGAATCATCTATAGCTGAATTTATATCATAACATTTTCTGCTAAAGAGGGCGGACAGCGATCGATGTGATTTTTGTAAGATTTCATTGATACATTAATGCCGATAACGCAATTTATCGGCATTATGATTATCTGTTGGTATATAATTGAAATATAAGTAATTATCAGGATATTTTATGCAGGACTTACCCCCCGTTATTCCATTATTTGACGCTATTCTGTATCTGGATGACGGAAACCCCAGCGTAAATCAGCATCTGGCTACAATAA of the uncultured Tolumonas sp. genome contains:
- a CDS encoding phosphohydrolase, which encodes MTSTAHSAFRSAIEAYISQHALPIDKYSHQPRLYALTLTLAQAVHLSFDDDILHAAVWLHDLGVFEGHRPVNPALLASWDNVAYACRVIPELLQQWNFPAEKIPAVIDAIEQHAAHCQPTTPEAMLLHDADLLEQLGAVGIMRTLCKVGRDTRYATHGTAIKVLERALELPAFLLLPAAQLLAEQRVNLLHHFLSSLADETFNVDF
- a CDS encoding NAD(P)H-dependent oxidoreductase, whose amino-acid sequence is MSNVLVIQSSILGPYSQSTKLLDNFAVEWKQKHPADNIVVRDLAGEPLPVLDGEIIAALGGNGELNERQKAAAELSLALIEEVKTADYVAIAVPMYNFGIPVQLKTWIDLICRAGITFSYTETGPQGLLTGKKVLIVTTTGGAHRNTATDLALAHAQTVLSFVGLKDITVAYAEALAMGPEAQERGLADATNAIQAFIAAH
- a CDS encoding amino acid aminotransferase; amino-acid sequence: MFQHVDIYPGDPILSLVDTFKKDPRSHKVNLGIGIYYDEAGLIPVLGSVQKAESEIAQTVTPRPYLPMEGAPVYRKAVQELLWGADHAALKAGRIVTIQTLGGSGALKVGADFLHRYFPQSEVWVSDPTWDNHHAIFQGAGINTHTYPYYDETTGGVRFNDMLEMFRTLPLKSIVLLHPCCHNPTGVDLSPQQWEALLPVIKERELIPFLDIAYQGFGDSIIEDTFAVRMLTEANISFFVSNSFSKNLSLYSERCGGLSVVCPTAEEADRVLGQLKLTVRKIYSSPPSHGAQVVSSVLTQSELRAAWEQEVAEMRDRIKAMRQKLYETLTAKVPGKDFSYMITQRGMFSYTGLTPEQVDRLREEFAVYLVRTGRMCVAGLNSSNVEYVANSMAAVLQD